The sequence GTAACTTGTTACATTTATAATTAAAATGTCTTTACTGAAAGTGATATAGACCAATTAAAAGAGGAGGGAGATTTATGTTTCCATATCAAAAAGTACATGAGCTCAATCGCTTGGAACTTATAGTTTATAAGTACATTATTGGCCACACCAAAGAAGTTCAAAATATGACGATTCGTGAGATGGCGGATGCGGCACATGTTTCAACGACGACTATTTTACGTTTCCTGAAGAAAATGGATTACAGTGGTTTCTCAGAATTCAAGTTTGCTCTAAAACAAAGTCTTAAACAACCTGCTAAAGCCCAACAAGACCCTAGTATGGAGCCTATCAAGAACTTTTTCCAATTAGTGGCTGATGAAGAACCATTTGATGACAAGATCAATCAGGCAGCCGATATGATTAATGCATCAGACTTAGTGTTGTTTTTTGGGGTAGGTAACAGTGGTAGAATCGCCCAATACGGTGCTAGCATCTTATCGAGTTACGGAGTCTACTCTTTGCCAATCCTTGATCCTTTCCAACCAGAACCGTTCTCAGATCGTGATTTTTCGAAAACTTTATTGATCTTAGTGTCGATTTCTGGTGAGACGGATCAAGTTTTGGAGCAAGCTCGTTACTACAAAAAAAACGGTGCTGAGACGATTGCTTTGACTGCCAATTCATATTCAGTATTGAATCAAATTACTGATTTTTCGATCTCTTATGATACGCCACAAAACCGTAAGGGACACATCAATGTCACAACTCAAGTGCCAATCGTCTATACTTTGGAACAGATTGCTAACTGTTCATATCATAAGATGGTAGACCACATTGATAATC comes from Companilactobacillus pabuli and encodes:
- a CDS encoding MurR/RpiR family transcriptional regulator — encoded protein: MFPYQKVHELNRLELIVYKYIIGHTKEVQNMTIREMADAAHVSTTTILRFLKKMDYSGFSEFKFALKQSLKQPAKAQQDPSMEPIKNFFQLVADEEPFDDKINQAADMINASDLVLFFGVGNSGRIAQYGASILSSYGVYSLPILDPFQPEPFSDRDFSKTLLILVSISGETDQVLEQARYYKKNGAETIALTANSYSVLNQITDFSISYDTPQNRKGHINVTTQVPIVYTLEQIANCSYHKMVDHIDNRFTEHVTEK